A window from Triticum aestivum cultivar Chinese Spring chromosome 6D, IWGSC CS RefSeq v2.1, whole genome shotgun sequence encodes these proteins:
- the LOC123141379 gene encoding basic leucine zipper 43 produces MQRHGAACSIACHHGAGVFVLPQVYDPRATHGQYDLASLSDMVAPYTDYNGGNPAVGWAPPEVDSVDDDGRAARRGNGDERKTRRLASNRESARRSRVRKQRRLDELSSRAARLRAANQRLLVELNRVLAEHGRVARESARLREEASELRGKLDGMGVDEADDVAPQSTKGTGNTA; encoded by the coding sequence ATGCAACGCCACGGCGCCGCCTGCAGCATTGCGTGCCACCACGGCGCCGGCGTGTTCGTGCTGCCGCAGGTCTACGATCCTCGCGCCACGCATGGGCAGTACGACTTGGCCTCGCTGTCGGACATGGTGGCTCCATACACTGACTACAATGGCGGCAACCCCGCCGTCGGATGGGCGCCTCCGGAGGTGGACTCGGTGGACGATGACGGTCGGGCGGCGCGCCGCGGCAACGGCGACGAGAGGAAGACGAGGCGGCTGGCGTCGAACCGCGAGTCGGCAAGGCGGTCGCGGGTGAGGAAGCAGAGGCGGCTGGACGAGCTGTCGTcgcgggcggcgcggctccggGCGGCCAACCAGCGGCTCCTCGTGGAGCTCAACCGCGTGCTCGCCGAGCACGGCCGCGTGGCCCGCGAGAGCGCCCGGCTCCGGGAGGAGGCCTCCGAGCTGCGGGGGAAGCTCGACGGGATGGGGGTGGACGAGGCCGATGATGTTGCTCCGCAGAGCACAAAGGGCACCGGCAATACGGCTTAG